One Clostridia bacterium DNA segment encodes these proteins:
- the flgL gene encoding flagellar hook-associated protein FlgL: MRITNTMLSNNMMNYISNNLNRMDKLQSQLATGKKIQIPSDDPVVAARALKLRTDVSEVEQYKRNVQDAQSWLDITDATLEKINAVFQRGRELAVQAANGTNTPDDTRKIEEEVKQLKSQIVHLGNTTYAGRYIFSGFRTDQRLMEEDGTFAITSNNNEKIKFEIGIGDDIDINIAGGDLFNNPKLVPADPDDTTSGSVGTMINDINNFITALDTGNQTDIGNSITRMDENIKNLLRIRADVGARQNRLELTANRLDSDYINFTKLMSENEDVDEAETIMNLKNEENVYRASLAGGARIIQPSLVDFLR; encoded by the coding sequence ATGAGAATCACAAATACAATGCTGTCAAATAATATGATGAATTATATCAGCAATAATCTGAATAGGATGGATAAGCTCCAAAGCCAGTTGGCTACGGGGAAGAAGATTCAGATTCCATCTGATGACCCTGTTGTGGCGGCTCGTGCTTTAAAGCTAAGGACTGACGTTTCCGAGGTGGAGCAGTATAAAAGGAATGTACAGGATGCACAGTCCTGGCTGGACATAACAGATGCCACGCTGGAAAAAATAAATGCAGTTTTCCAGAGGGGAAGAGAACTTGCTGTACAAGCGGCAAATGGGACTAATACTCCTGATGATACAAGAAAGATTGAGGAAGAGGTCAAACAGCTAAAAAGTCAGATCGTGCACTTGGGAAATACAACATATGCAGGAAGGTACATATTCTCGGGATTCAGGACAGATCAGAGGTTGATGGAAGAGGATGGGACATTTGCCATAACCAGTAATAATAATGAGAAGATAAAGTTTGAAATAGGTATTGGTGATGATATAGATATAAACATTGCGGGGGGAGATTTGTTTAACAATCCTAAGCTTGTTCCCGCAGATCCTGACGATACTACCAGTGGAAGTGTTGGAACTATGATAAACGATATTAATAATTTTATTACTGCCTTAGATACCGGAAACCAGACTGATATCGGAAATTCTATAACAAGAATGGATGAAAACATAAAGAATTTATTAAGGATAAGGGCAGACGTGGGCGCCAGACAAAACCGCCTGGAGCTTACTGCCAACAGGCTTGACAGCGACTACATCAACTTTACTAAGTTAATGAGTGAGAATGAAGATGTAGATGAAGCTGAAACAATTATGAACCTTAAAAACGAAGAAAACGTGTATAGGGCATCTTTGGCGGGAGGGGCCAGAATAATCCAGCCTTCTCTGGTTGACTTTTTAAGGTAG
- a CDS encoding DUF6470 family protein, with protein MGLVISQTYAKIGVNRTPESLEIHSQNARLQIHQKHAKVNLHTEHPRVEIDSYEARASAGLKNDIDLMREAAQMGYQQVMEYIGKVAADGDTLAAVERGGEPIADIAERDAYPTHEFNIDFIPKTGPNITVKGGVNIDPERNSEGINNGVEGSFVPASMELKFTPSKVTIFLQQYASVNISYQGTNVDSYI; from the coding sequence ATGGGATTGGTAATAAGCCAAACCTATGCAAAAATAGGAGTAAACAGAACCCCTGAAAGTTTGGAAATCCATTCACAGAATGCGAGGCTGCAGATCCATCAGAAACATGCAAAAGTGAACCTTCATACTGAGCATCCGAGAGTGGAAATAGATTCCTATGAAGCCAGGGCCAGTGCAGGGTTAAAGAATGATATTGATCTGATGAGGGAAGCAGCCCAAATGGGTTATCAGCAGGTTATGGAGTATATAGGCAAAGTTGCTGCTGATGGTGATACCCTGGCTGCAGTCGAACGCGGTGGAGAACCGATTGCCGACATAGCCGAGAGAGATGCATATCCTACCCATGAATTCAATATTGACTTTATCCCTAAGACGGGGCCTAATATAACGGTAAAAGGCGGAGTAAATATCGATCCTGAAAGAAATTCCGAGGGAATAAATAATGGTGTGGAGGGAAGTTTTGTTCCTGCAAGTATGGAATTGAAATTTACTCCTTCAAAGGTCACAATATTTTTACAGCAGTATGCTTCAGTAAATATATCTTACCAGGGTACTAATGTAGACTCTTATATATAA
- the fliW gene encoding flagellar assembly protein FliW, with product MLLKTKHFGEIEIEEGRILKFEEGVPGFEQVKKYVIVQPPDQNALFKWLQGVDKTDIAFVIVNPFSIVKNYDIEIKNDVIQLLEIEKEEDVEIYSIVVVPEDVSRMSMNLKAPIVINIKNNRGVQVVLDTDKYGVRHYILEELRRQEGADNVGSDKEEKPVDNAK from the coding sequence ATGCTTTTAAAAACAAAACATTTTGGAGAAATAGAGATTGAAGAGGGCCGTATTTTAAAGTTTGAAGAGGGTGTGCCGGGTTTTGAGCAAGTCAAGAAATATGTCATTGTTCAGCCACCGGATCAGAATGCATTGTTCAAATGGCTTCAAGGTGTTGATAAAACGGATATAGCTTTTGTTATAGTTAATCCGTTTTCTATAGTTAAGAACTATGACATAGAAATTAAAAATGATGTAATACAGCTTCTGGAGATAGAAAAAGAAGAGGATGTAGAAATATATAGTATAGTAGTTGTTCCTGAAGATGTATCCAGAATGTCCATGAATCTTAAAGCACCGATAGTAATAAATATAAAAAACAACAGGGGTGTACAGGTTGTCCTTGACACGGATAAGTATGGTGTGAGACACTATATACTAGAAGAACTCCGCAGACAGGAGGGTGCAGACAATGTTGGTTCTGACAAGGAAGAAAAACCAGTCGATAATGCTAAATGA
- the csrA gene encoding carbon storage regulator CsrA, which produces MLVLTRKKNQSIMLNDDIEITIIDVQGDQVRIGINAPKNVSVYRKEIYMEIKDENKRAADIKTISIPDLLKGTEKK; this is translated from the coding sequence ATGTTGGTTCTGACAAGGAAGAAAAACCAGTCGATAATGCTAAATGATGATATTGAAATAACTATTATAGATGTTCAGGGGGATCAAGTCCGTATAGGGATTAATGCTCCCAAAAATGTGTCTGTCTACAGAAAAGAAATATATATGGAAATTAAGGATGAAAATAAAAGGGCTGCAGATATAAAAACTATATCCATACCTGATTTATTAAAAGGAACAGAAAAAAAATAA
- a CDS encoding HAD family hydrolase: MADNKKAVFLDRDGVICKEKSYITSVNQLEIFQFAIDAVKMLKDSGWLCIVITNQSAVARGMMTEDELERIHEVIYNTLPVDRIYYCPHHPEKAAYDSPYRVKCDCRKPGTGMILSAARDFNIDLNQSFFVGDRSSDIMAGKKAGLKTVLVKTGYDISGIEVEPDFVFDNIMQTVHFITGKQ; this comes from the coding sequence TTGGCTGATAATAAGAAAGCGGTGTTTTTGGATAGGGATGGAGTTATTTGCAAGGAAAAAAGCTATATAACCTCGGTTAACCAGCTGGAGATATTTCAATTTGCTATAGATGCTGTAAAAATGCTTAAAGACTCAGGCTGGCTATGTATAGTTATAACAAATCAGTCTGCAGTGGCACGCGGCATGATGACGGAGGATGAGCTTGAGCGCATACATGAAGTGATATATAATACTCTTCCTGTAGATAGAATCTATTACTGTCCTCACCATCCGGAGAAGGCAGCATATGACTCACCTTACAGAGTTAAATGTGACTGCAGAAAACCTGGAACGGGAATGATTCTGAGTGCAGCTAGAGATTTCAACATTGACCTAAATCAATCCTTCTTTGTCGGAGACAGAAGCTCAGATATTATGGCAGGAAAAAAGGCCGGCTTAAAAACAGTACTGGTTAAAACAGGTTATGACATATCCGGTATTGAAGTTGAGCCTGATTTCGTGTTTGACAATATTATGCAAACGGTACATTTCATTACGGGGAAACAATGA
- a CDS encoding PfkB family carbohydrate kinase, with protein MSYTQGAKNSKVVSCAEFKAIREKYRKDGKKVMHCHGAFDLLHPGHIAHLEEAKSVGDVLVVSVTSAPYINKGPGRPYFSDELRMKSLAALECVDHVLLAEEPAAFGILAVVQPDFYVKGAEYAKSEDDVTQNIDKEVERVRSFGGDIYFTGGEIFSSTRLINNAFSVMPPKAAEYAKSFSEKFSFNSIREIVESMKSLKILVVGDIIIDEYIFCSVQGIMSKDMGYSVRYQGEERYLGGSLAIARHLSGFSDNVTVCGVVGEEPHIHSQILNDLSRDMHLDLQFDPGFKTVVKRRFVRRHGIRNEYDKVFSINYLNEEDEKGLIDKSAFYKRLESSISDFDMVLVADFGHGLIDRTVMDIVQEKSRFVALNCQTNSSNYGMNLITKYKRADTFTLDERELRLATGNRTEDVACLIKRLMNHFKGKAGWVTLGSFGAMGIDNDFKTSSIPALTLTVQDTVGAGDAFFAISSMCAAVNAPMEVGTFLGSIAGAIAANIMGNSKAVTKVDVLKFASTMLKF; from the coding sequence TTGTCTTATACGCAGGGGGCAAAAAACAGCAAGGTTGTAAGTTGTGCTGAATTTAAAGCAATCAGGGAAAAGTACAGGAAGGATGGGAAGAAAGTAATGCACTGTCACGGTGCTTTTGATCTGCTGCATCCCGGTCATATCGCCCATCTTGAGGAAGCTAAAAGCGTAGGTGATGTACTTGTGGTTTCTGTCACATCAGCTCCATATATTAATAAAGGTCCTGGAAGACCATATTTTTCTGACGAGTTGAGGATGAAATCCCTGGCCGCTCTGGAATGTGTCGACCATGTACTTCTGGCGGAGGAACCGGCTGCTTTTGGAATACTGGCTGTAGTTCAGCCTGATTTTTATGTAAAGGGTGCAGAATATGCAAAATCAGAAGATGATGTTACACAAAATATAGATAAGGAAGTAGAGAGAGTAAGGTCTTTCGGAGGAGATATATATTTTACAGGCGGCGAGATATTCAGTTCTACCAGGCTTATTAATAATGCCTTTTCAGTAATGCCTCCCAAAGCTGCGGAATACGCAAAAAGTTTTTCTGAAAAATTTAGTTTCAATAGTATAAGAGAAATTGTGGAATCAATGAAATCCCTGAAAATTCTTGTAGTGGGGGATATCATAATAGATGAGTATATTTTCTGCAGTGTGCAGGGAATTATGTCAAAGGATATGGGATACTCTGTCAGGTATCAGGGTGAAGAAAGATATCTTGGAGGCTCTCTGGCCATTGCAAGGCACCTGTCCGGATTTTCCGACAATGTCACAGTGTGTGGAGTAGTTGGAGAGGAGCCCCATATACACAGTCAGATTCTTAACGACCTGAGCAGGGATATGCACCTTGACCTCCAGTTTGACCCAGGCTTTAAAACTGTTGTAAAACGTAGGTTTGTCAGGCGGCACGGTATAAGAAATGAGTATGATAAAGTTTTTTCTATTAATTACCTGAATGAGGAAGATGAAAAGGGATTGATTGATAAATCTGCTTTTTATAAAAGGCTGGAAAGCAGCATATCTGACTTTGATATGGTTTTAGTTGCAGATTTTGGGCACGGACTGATTGATAGAACTGTTATGGATATAGTCCAGGAAAAGTCCAGGTTTGTAGCCTTAAACTGCCAGACAAATTCTTCAAACTACGGAATGAATCTTATAACCAAGTATAAAAGAGCTGATACTTTTACCCTTGATGAGCGGGAGCTCAGGCTTGCTACGGGTAATCGCACAGAGGATGTTGCGTGTTTGATCAAAAGGTTGATGAATCACTTCAAGGGGAAGGCCGGGTGGGTTACCCTCGGTTCCTTTGGAGCTATGGGGATAGACAATGATTTCAAGACTAGCTCCATTCCTGCATTAACGCTTACTGTACAGGATACTGTGGGGGCAGGAGATGCATTTTTTGCGATCTCCAGTATGTGTGCAGCGGTCAATGCACCTATGGAGGTAGGGACCTTTTTAGGAAGTATAGCCGGAGCGATAGCTGCAAATATTATGGGTAACTCAAAAGCAGTTACCAAAGTTGATGTGCTGAAGTTTGCATCTACAATGTTGAAGTTTTAG
- a CDS encoding radical SAM protein: protein MKDNIRMDSHKLIYHPQRVADWLEGKDIYPLSTEIALSGTCNHRCTFCALDYMEYKPILIDKNLILDNLREMATRGLKSVIFAGEGEPLTNKHAPYIINNTKSLGLDAAMSTNGVLLHREVSEECLRSLTWIRFSVSAGTSGTYNKIHRGRINDFETAVSNIAYAVEVKKKQSLCTTVGVQLLMIPENIQEVVLLAKVLKEIGVDYYTVKPFSQHPKSLCSIEPSFDYREYLDMERQLSELSTENFRIFFRANSMMKKQQSKCYDKCLGLPFFTYIDAQANVWPCIAFLGEKELCYGCLKEKNFVEIWESEQRAKVSSTFANMDIARCRELCRLDEINKYLYELKHPGEHINFI, encoded by the coding sequence GTGAAAGATAATATTAGAATGGATTCACACAAATTGATTTATCATCCTCAAAGAGTGGCGGATTGGTTGGAAGGTAAGGATATATATCCGTTAAGTACTGAGATCGCTCTGTCTGGAACTTGTAACCACAGGTGTACTTTCTGTGCCCTTGATTATATGGAGTATAAGCCTATTTTAATAGATAAAAACTTGATACTTGACAATCTTCGTGAGATGGCTACTAGAGGATTGAAAAGCGTTATATTTGCTGGTGAGGGAGAGCCTCTTACAAATAAGCATGCACCCTATATTATTAATAACACAAAGAGCTTGGGACTTGACGCTGCTATGTCTACAAACGGGGTTTTACTGCATAGGGAGGTTTCAGAGGAATGCTTGAGATCTCTTACATGGATCAGATTCAGTGTAAGTGCCGGTACAAGTGGTACGTATAATAAAATACACCGTGGAAGAATAAATGATTTTGAGACTGCGGTTAGCAATATTGCATATGCTGTTGAAGTAAAGAAGAAGCAAAGCTTATGCACTACGGTAGGAGTTCAATTATTGATGATTCCTGAAAACATCCAGGAAGTGGTATTATTAGCTAAAGTGCTTAAAGAAATAGGTGTTGACTATTATACTGTAAAACCATTTTCTCAGCATCCGAAGAGCTTATGCTCTATAGAACCGTCTTTTGATTATAGAGAGTATCTTGATATGGAAAGACAGTTAAGCGAACTTTCTACGGAAAATTTCAGGATATTTTTCAGAGCAAACTCCATGATGAAGAAGCAGCAGAGTAAGTGTTATGACAAGTGCTTAGGACTGCCTTTCTTTACTTATATAGATGCACAAGCAAATGTATGGCCGTGCATAGCTTTTCTCGGAGAGAAAGAATTGTGTTATGGATGCTTAAAAGAAAAGAATTTTGTTGAAATATGGGAGAGTGAACAACGTGCTAAAGTATCTTCAACATTTGCAAATATGGATATAGCCAGGTGCAGAGAGTTATGCAGGCTGGATGAGATAAATAAATACCTGTACGAGTTGAAACATCCTGGTGAACATATAAATTTTATATAA
- a CDS encoding radical SAM protein, with translation MDRKVTPYSGLKIFSHHDKLKSIKEGKRTAPLYVRLKPTNLCNHHCYYCSYADSELGLRDSVSPKDQIPWERMRELINDLGEIGVRAVTFSGGGEPLVYPYIVQSMKMLLDEGIDLSIITNGQFLNGEIAEVLTNAKWVRISLDSARAETYSQIRKIPINAFHKVWENIKKFSSIKPASCELGINFVINHENADQVYDAACMAYEHGANHIKFAARITKDVEQYHMSFRDKVVDQLHRVEKEFTDKKFSIINKYEEDFELSTAFERNYSKCFVKEAVCAIAADSKVYFCHDKAYVKSGVVGDLAKSTFKEIWFAPEVQDRYRNFDPRKECNHHCVYDDRNILLNSYFSLDENHINFI, from the coding sequence ATGGATAGAAAAGTAACCCCATATAGCGGATTGAAAATTTTTTCTCATCACGATAAACTGAAATCTATTAAAGAAGGAAAAAGAACTGCACCCTTATATGTACGACTGAAACCGACTAATTTATGTAATCACCATTGTTATTATTGCAGTTACGCAGATAGTGAACTTGGCCTTCGTGACAGTGTTTCCCCCAAGGATCAGATCCCTTGGGAAAGGATGAGGGAATTAATTAATGATCTTGGTGAAATAGGTGTTAGGGCTGTTACTTTCAGTGGGGGTGGAGAACCTTTAGTCTACCCGTATATTGTACAATCTATGAAAATGCTTCTCGATGAGGGTATAGATTTATCTATCATAACAAATGGCCAGTTCTTAAATGGAGAAATTGCTGAAGTATTAACCAATGCTAAATGGGTTAGGATTTCTCTTGACTCTGCCAGGGCTGAAACCTACTCTCAGATTCGCAAGATTCCAATAAATGCATTCCATAAAGTGTGGGAAAATATTAAAAAATTTTCCTCCATTAAGCCGGCAAGTTGTGAGCTTGGCATCAACTTTGTTATTAATCATGAAAATGCCGACCAGGTATATGATGCAGCTTGTATGGCCTATGAGCATGGAGCTAACCATATAAAATTTGCTGCTAGGATAACAAAGGATGTAGAACAATACCATATGAGTTTTAGAGATAAAGTAGTTGATCAACTCCATCGAGTAGAGAAAGAGTTTACTGACAAGAAATTTTCTATCATTAATAAATATGAGGAAGATTTTGAACTATCTACGGCATTTGAGAGAAATTATTCCAAATGTTTTGTAAAAGAGGCTGTTTGTGCTATAGCGGCGGATAGCAAAGTATATTTTTGCCATGATAAGGCGTATGTAAAGTCAGGGGTAGTTGGAGATTTGGCGAAGAGTACATTTAAAGAAATCTGGTTCGCCCCTGAGGTTCAAGACAGATATAGAAATTTTGATCCACGTAAGGAATGCAACCATCATTGTGTTTATGATGACAGGAATATACTCCTAAATTCGTATTTTTCACTTGATGAGAATCACATTAATTTTATATAA
- a CDS encoding transketolase gives MSCQKADLLNIAKDLRKKIFKMIYRAGGGHIAPAFSTIEILTVLYFSSIMKYDPGNPLASWRDRFILSKGHAGSALYAVLAKAGFFNEELLYSYCQEGSILGGHPNMLEIPGVEASTGALGHGLLFGTGVALAGRINNEGYRVYTLLGDGECQEGSVWEAALFAAHHKLGNLTAIVDNNKLQAMDELKNIMEMEPFSDKWRAFGWDVIEVDGHNIPQLLEVFGKVRAFDSKPCLIIAHTIKGKGLSFMENIPIWHNRLPNQEEMQIVYRELEITAEELNS, from the coding sequence ATGAGTTGTCAAAAAGCCGATTTGCTGAATATTGCCAAAGATCTTAGGAAAAAAATATTTAAGATGATATACAGAGCTGGGGGCGGGCACATAGCTCCTGCCTTTTCTACTATTGAAATTCTTACTGTATTGTATTTTAGCAGCATAATGAAGTATGATCCTGGAAATCCACTGGCTTCATGGAGAGATAGGTTTATTTTGAGCAAAGGGCATGCAGGTAGTGCATTATATGCGGTATTGGCTAAAGCTGGTTTTTTCAACGAGGAGTTATTATATTCTTATTGCCAGGAAGGATCTATCCTTGGCGGTCATCCCAATATGCTTGAGATTCCGGGCGTAGAGGCTTCAACAGGAGCATTGGGGCATGGATTGCTTTTCGGAACAGGTGTTGCTCTTGCAGGTAGGATAAATAATGAGGGGTATAGGGTATATACTCTTCTTGGTGATGGTGAGTGCCAGGAAGGTTCGGTATGGGAGGCTGCACTTTTTGCAGCACATCATAAGCTTGGAAATTTGACTGCAATAGTTGACAATAACAAGCTGCAGGCGATGGATGAGCTTAAGAATATAATGGAGATGGAACCTTTTTCAGATAAATGGAGAGCCTTTGGATGGGACGTGATAGAGGTTGACGGACACAATATACCTCAGTTGCTGGAGGTGTTTGGAAAGGTTAGGGCTTTCGATTCAAAGCCATGCTTAATAATAGCACATACAATTAAGGGAAAAGGACTTTCTTTTATGGAAAATATACCTATATGGCATAACCGTCTTCCCAATCAAGAAGAGATGCAGATTGTTTATAGAGAATTGGAAATTACTGCAGAGGAGCTGAATAGTTAA
- a CDS encoding transketolase, which translates to MRTAYLSALHHLTKANKDILALISDNGAIVYDWYRAEFPDNYFNFGISEANMVAAAAGLASCGKIPFAYTISGFLTMRAFEFVRNDVCLQNQNVKLVGTGAGFSYSTLGPTHHATEDITLMRVLPNLTIFSPASPMEVRKATIEAAKMKGPVYIRLGTNKEPEIYNSDYDFIVGKGVRLLNGLDLAIITTGSIAYDVLQAASELREEEISVRVINIHTIKPLDKEIILKAAEETGRVITVEEHNINGGLGSAVAETLLEGGCSSIVFERMGLKDSFCKGYGSHQYLKSLNRLSKEDIKSKIREVISRKK; encoded by the coding sequence ATGAGAACTGCATACTTATCTGCATTACATCATCTGACAAAAGCGAATAAAGATATTCTTGCTCTTATTTCTGATAATGGAGCTATTGTTTATGACTGGTATAGAGCCGAATTTCCGGATAATTATTTCAATTTTGGCATATCAGAAGCTAATATGGTAGCAGCTGCTGCAGGCCTTGCAAGTTGTGGAAAGATACCTTTTGCATACACAATTTCAGGTTTTCTTACTATGAGAGCTTTCGAGTTTGTACGAAATGATGTATGTTTGCAAAACCAAAATGTTAAACTTGTAGGAACTGGTGCAGGTTTCTCATATAGTACTTTAGGACCAACACATCATGCAACAGAAGACATTACACTTATGAGAGTACTTCCCAATCTAACAATATTTTCCCCAGCAAGCCCAATGGAAGTAAGAAAGGCTACAATTGAAGCAGCTAAGATGAAAGGCCCTGTTTACATCCGTTTAGGCACTAATAAAGAACCAGAAATCTATAATTCAGATTATGATTTCATTGTAGGTAAAGGAGTCAGACTGCTAAATGGCCTCGACTTGGCGATAATTACCACAGGTTCAATTGCTTATGATGTCCTGCAAGCGGCGAGCGAGCTTCGTGAAGAAGAAATTTCTGTTCGGGTGATAAATATTCACACAATAAAGCCACTGGATAAAGAAATTATCTTAAAGGCTGCAGAAGAAACGGGAAGGGTTATTACTGTAGAAGAGCATAATATAAATGGCGGACTTGGAAGTGCAGTGGCAGAAACACTGTTGGAAGGTGGTTGTTCTTCCATTGTGTTTGAAAGAATGGGGCTTAAAGATAGTTTTTGCAAGGGTTATGGTTCCCACCAATACCTAAAAAGTTTAAATCGTCTTTCTAAGGAAGATATAAAGAGCAAGATACGTGAAGTAATAAGTAGGAAGAAATAA
- a CDS encoding class I SAM-dependent methyltransferase: protein MAYIDFISKLHNKTQRDYIERVTSADKAECASIAKKFDYDYWDGDRKFGYGGYRYDGRWRAVAEEMAEHYNLKPGQKILDVGCGKGFLLYELTQVVPGLQIAGVDISRYAIDNAKDEVKPFIQQGLAQNLEYVDKYFDFVYSIGTLHNLYVFDLKKAVKEIQRVSKGQSYIMVESYRDEREKANLLYWQLTCESFYKPQEWEWLYKEWGYTGDYSYIFFE, encoded by the coding sequence ATGGCCTATATAGATTTTATTTCTAAGCTTCATAATAAAACACAGAGAGATTATATAGAAAGGGTTACAAGCGCAGACAAAGCAGAGTGTGCTTCCATTGCTAAGAAATTTGATTATGATTATTGGGATGGGGATAGAAAGTTTGGCTATGGGGGTTACCGGTATGATGGACGTTGGAGAGCTGTAGCTGAGGAAATGGCAGAGCATTATAATCTCAAACCAGGGCAAAAAATTCTTGATGTGGGTTGTGGCAAGGGTTTTCTTTTGTACGAGCTAACGCAGGTAGTACCCGGTTTGCAAATTGCAGGAGTAGATATTTCCCGGTATGCAATTGATAACGCGAAAGATGAAGTAAAACCGTTCATACAGCAGGGTCTTGCCCAGAATTTAGAGTATGTAGATAAATATTTTGATTTTGTATATTCTATTGGAACATTGCATAATTTATATGTTTTTGACCTTAAAAAAGCTGTTAAGGAGATTCAGCGGGTTTCAAAAGGGCAAAGCTATATTATGGTCGAATCCTACAGAGATGAGAGGGAAAAGGCCAATTTATTATACTGGCAGCTGACTTGTGAGAGTTTTTATAAACCACAAGAATGGGAATGGCTATATAAAGAGTGGGGATATACAGGAGACTACAGCTATATTTTTTTTGAGTAG
- a CDS encoding class I SAM-dependent methyltransferase, with protein MGKCRVCSSNEIYIFMELGNMPNSFHLMSSVSEEVYTQDMRLSYCAECGFVFFAEPMPSEELYGNYNWPTSYYPALHLKWLCKKIMCEHLSSKDDFIVEIGSNDGYFLKMFYDEGYHNLLGVEPAKDCSDIANSNGIHTINSYYDNTVAEIIKSNYAEPRAIICRHVIEHVWDIEKFVTSICSIITKDSIFVVEIPSFEVISEKGDFTSLWEQHVNYFCLETISRVFNRCGLFVEEHHIISFSCGSLLLFVKLNEQKNNIVNRNDLAQCFRKKARGNIDTLNSYLGSIKDNGGSIAAYGAGSKGSCLLNISGAYRHIDYIVDDNPKKIGLFLPGSKIPILSSEALYKENKPDYCIISPLNNKENEVGILDKHKKYTELGGKFIELFPKDFRNSLFIENT; from the coding sequence ATGGGTAAATGTAGGGTTTGTAGCAGTAATGAAATTTATATATTTATGGAATTAGGGAATATGCCAAATTCATTCCATTTGATGTCTTCTGTAAGTGAGGAAGTATATACGCAAGACATGAGATTAAGCTATTGTGCGGAATGCGGATTTGTTTTTTTTGCTGAACCCATGCCATCTGAGGAATTGTACGGTAACTACAACTGGCCTACCTCCTACTATCCGGCATTACACTTGAAATGGCTGTGTAAAAAGATAATGTGTGAGCATTTGAGTAGTAAGGACGATTTTATTGTAGAAATTGGTAGTAATGATGGATACTTTTTAAAAATGTTTTATGATGAGGGCTATCATAATTTACTTGGAGTTGAGCCTGCCAAAGACTGTTCAGATATTGCGAATAGCAACGGCATTCACACGATTAACAGTTACTACGATAATACAGTTGCCGAAATAATTAAATCGAACTATGCAGAGCCTCGGGCAATTATTTGTAGGCATGTTATTGAACATGTATGGGATATTGAAAAATTTGTTACCAGTATTTGTTCTATTATTACAAAGGATTCAATTTTTGTTGTTGAAATCCCGAGTTTTGAAGTAATATCTGAAAAAGGAGACTTTACTTCCCTGTGGGAGCAACATGTAAATTATTTTTGTCTGGAAACGATCTCGAGGGTGTTTAATAGATGTGGATTATTTGTTGAGGAGCATCATATTATTTCGTTTTCATGTGGGTCTTTACTATTGTTTGTTAAGCTAAATGAGCAAAAAAATAATATTGTGAATAGAAATGATTTAGCACAATGCTTTAGAAAAAAGGCAAGGGGTAATATAGATACTTTAAATTCATATTTAGGTAGTATCAAGGATAATGGCGGGAGTATTGCAGCATATGGTGCAGGAAGCAAGGGGAGCTGCCTGCTCAACATATCAGGTGCATATAGACATATAGATTATATTGTTGATGATAACCCTAAAAAAATTGGACTTTTTCTTCCGGGATCAAAGATTCCTATTCTTTCATCCGAGGCTTTATATAAAGAAAACAAGCCCGATTATTGTATTATATCTCCACTTAACAATAAAGAGAATGAGGTTGGCATTCTAGATAAGCATAAAAAGTATACTGAGCTAGGTGGAAAGTTCATTGAGCTATTTCCTAAGGATTTTAGAAATTCCTTATTTATTGAGAATACTTAA
- a CDS encoding WbuC family cupin fold metalloprotein produces MRGNLVKLSSGRVKSFKYGDFEELKNFVTTNPGKSARICIHNGNDDLLHQMIIVHRRGNYIRPHKHEFKSESFQLIEGALVVFIFNDNGEVIDKINMSVNENIVFRIERNIWHTIVPTSELVVFHEITNGPFTGNNDSIFPDWAPQCGEHNKIDMFMKNLN; encoded by the coding sequence TTGAGAGGAAATCTAGTAAAGCTTTCTTCTGGAAGAGTAAAAAGCTTTAAGTATGGAGATTTCGAGGAACTAAAAAACTTTGTAACGACCAATCCAGGGAAGAGTGCAAGAATATGTATCCATAATGGGAATGATGATTTGCTTCACCAAATGATTATAGTTCATAGAAGAGGTAACTATATCAGGCCCCACAAGCATGAATTCAAGTCAGAGTCCTTCCAGTTGATTGAAGGTGCTCTGGTTGTTTTTATATTCAATGACAATGGTGAAGTAATTGACAAAATCAATATGAGTGTAAATGAAAATATTGTTTTTAGAATTGAAAGAAATATTTGGCATACGATAGTTCCTACCAGTGAGTTGGTAGTATTTCATGAAATTACTAATGGGCCATTTACTGGAAATAATGACAGTATTTTTCCAGATTGGGCACCTCAATGCGGTGAGCATAACAAAATTGATATGTTTATGAAAAACCTGAACTAA